A stretch of the Metopolophium dirhodum isolate CAU chromosome 8, ASM1992520v1, whole genome shotgun sequence genome encodes the following:
- the LOC132950275 gene encoding LHFPL tetraspan subfamily member 3 protein, with the protein MGSKIEYVDSSQMYATNYVRNAKAVGVLWGIFTVCYAIIVAVAFITPEWIGDTTTSENPARFGLWSSCYFGNGVSTAVEDCQGKLEDLSNIPSVAIRVAAIFGSVSVCIAIIIVVMLLFFFLFQSTTVYLICGWLHVLSAGCLIASIVVFPMGWDSPHIQKTCGPEAKSYSLGDCNFRWAYLLAIIASVDALILSALAFILATRHIKLQPEPLYASTLRKGELNSGYLGDSSASMAGSRKSLNLQPVMLMPQPMMDQDRFSEFSNRTGRSHKGAMYRPEYASSSIHNFQL; encoded by the exons ATGGGTTCCAAAATAGAATATGTGGACTCGTCGCAGATGTACGCTACAAACTATGTGCGTAACGCCAAAGCGGTTGGCGTTTTGTGGGGTATATTTACTGTTTGCTACGCAATAATTGTAGCAGTGGCGTTCATCACTCCAGAATGGATAGGTGACACTACAACGTCCGAAAATCCTGCTCGTTTCGGTCTATGGAGCAGCTGTTACTTCGGCAATGGTGTGTCGACTGCTGTCGAGGACTGCCAGGGAAAACTGGAAGATCTGTCCAACATACCAAGTGTAGCCATAAGAGTGGCGGCAATTTTCGGCAGTGTGTCTGTGTGCATTGCTATAATTATTGTGGTGATGTTGTTGTTCTTCTTCTTATTTCAATCGACAACAGTGTACCTTATTTGTGGATGGCTACATGTTTTATCTG CTGGGTGTCTGATCGCATCCATTGTTGTTTTTCCAATGGGCTGGGATTCACCACATATTCAGAAAACATGTGGTCCAGAGGCTAAAAGCTACAGTCTTGGCGACTGTAATTTTCGTTGGGCATATTTATTAGCAATCATTGCAAGTGTGGATGCACTTATTCTATCCGCTTTGGCTTTTATTTTAGCCACTAGGCACATAAAACTTCAACCAGAACCCTTATATGCATCAACATTGCGcaaag gtGAGCTCAATAGCGGATATTTAGGTGACAGTAGTGCATCAATGGCTGGTTCTAGAAAGTCATTGAATTTGCAACCAGTTATGTTGATGCCACAGCCAATGATGGACCAAGATCggttttctgaattttctaataGGACGGGTCGCTCTCATAAAGGTGCCATGTACAGACCGGAGTATGCTTCATCTAGTATTCATAATTTTCAACTCTAA
- the LOC132950295 gene encoding proteasome subunit alpha type-5, with the protein MFLTRSEYDRGVNTFSPEGRLFQVEYAIEAIKLGSTAIGICTPEGVVLGVEKRITSPLMITSKIEKIFEVDKHIGCAVSGLIADSRTMVERARAESQNHWFTYNEQMSVESVAQAVSNLAIQFSGDYDSKEPAMSRPFGVAIMFAGIDNNGPQLFHLDPSGTYVQYNAKAIGSGSEGAQQTLQEKYHKSMGLNEAINVILNILKQVMEDKLSPTNIEIVTVTPDKLYHMLDKDELQEVFDKLVPFPEDTKAGSSAAVSGTVA; encoded by the exons atGTTCTTAACACGTTCAGAATACGATAGAGGAGTAAACACATTCTCTCCAGAAGGCAGACTATTTcag gtggAATATGCTATCGAAGCAATTAAATTGGGTTCCACGGCCATCGGCATTTGTACACCCGAAGGAGTAGTATTAGGTGTAGAAAAACGAATCACTTCTCCGCTAATGATAACTAGCAAGATAGAAAAGATCTTTGAAGTTGACAAGCACATTG GTTGCGCAGTTAGTGGGCTGATTGCAGACTCTCGTACAATGGTTGAAAGGGCTAGAGCTGAGTCACAAAACCATTGGTTTACATACAACGAACAAATGAGTGTTGAATCTGTTGCACAAGCTGTATCTAATCTAGCCATACAATTCAGTGGAGATTATGATAGCAAAGAACCAGcaatg aGTCGTCCATTTGGTGTTGCAATTATGTTTGCAGGTATTGATAATAATGGTCCACAACTATTTCATTTGGATCCATCGGGTACATATGTTCAGTATAATGCTAAAGCTATCGGATCAGGTAGTGAAGGTGCCCAACAGACATTGCAAGAAAAATATCACAAA TCTATGGGATTAAATGAAGCTATTAATGTTATTCTGAACATACTGAAACAAGTTATGGAAGATAAACTCAGTCCTACTAATATCGAGATTGTTACTGTGACACCTGATAAACTGTACCACATGTTGGATAAAGATGAACTTCAAGAG gtGTTTGATAAGCTTGTACCTTTCCCAGAGGACACCAAGGCTGGTTCATCAGCTGCTGTTTCTGGAACTGTCGCCTAA